AACTATATGGACTACTACAACAACCGACGTATCAAGATAAAGTTAAAGGGCTTGCCACCTGCTATTCACAGACAACAAGCCCTTTTTGCCCTATAATAAAAGTGTCTAGCTTTTGGGGGTCACTTCAGAAAGCCCCCCTCTTTCTTTTGGCGTTGCGGTTATCCCGGGGCAGTCCCGCCACTAACGGAGCTGCCGCAAAACCGTATTTATTGAACGGTACCGTTGTTACTACTTAT
The Dehalococcoidales bacterium genome window above contains:
- a CDS encoding IS3 family transposase, whose product is NYMDYYNNRRIKIKLKGLPPAIHRQQALFAL